In the genome of Salipiger sp. CCB-MM3, one region contains:
- a CDS encoding family 16 glycosylhydrolase: MTLAFHRSRLWPNSGCLKAFALAACLAVQPCFALAQEGKKREMGEPFRTVFPFAGLTPNWWRAEYDHSGAWQETGWRKRAVTVDESGVTLSLAPTAVENRVSLEEMTTNGATLIQEGKIAKKFVSGQLQNTKWFSYGRFEIVMQAAAGEGLITGFYLYTGEHFGDSHEEIDIEILGKDSTKAQFNRFLDGKPLQEPPWMELGFDSAEKPRLYAFEWTEDSISWYVEDKLMFRLEGAEEMPSLPMKIFIDLWAGGPKHATWSGMAPEDARAKLLVQCMSYSLPSGDTPTCSDLMTGG, from the coding sequence ATGACCTTGGCATTCCATCGCTCTCGTCTCTGGCCCAACTCGGGGTGCCTGAAAGCTTTCGCGCTTGCCGCGTGTCTTGCGGTTCAGCCATGTTTCGCGCTGGCTCAGGAGGGCAAGAAACGCGAGATGGGTGAGCCCTTCCGCACAGTCTTCCCCTTCGCCGGCCTGACGCCAAATTGGTGGCGGGCGGAGTATGACCACTCCGGTGCATGGCAGGAGACCGGCTGGCGCAAGCGGGCTGTGACGGTCGATGAGTCTGGCGTTACCCTGAGCCTTGCCCCCACCGCCGTCGAAAACCGTGTATCTCTGGAAGAGATGACCACCAACGGCGCTACCCTTATTCAAGAAGGCAAGATCGCCAAGAAATTTGTCAGCGGACAGCTACAGAACACCAAATGGTTCAGCTACGGCCGCTTTGAGATCGTCATGCAGGCCGCGGCGGGCGAGGGGCTGATTACCGGGTTCTACCTCTATACTGGCGAACATTTCGGCGACAGCCACGAGGAGATCGACATCGAGATTCTCGGAAAGGACAGCACCAAGGCCCAGTTCAACCGGTTCCTCGATGGCAAGCCACTGCAGGAGCCCCCATGGATGGAACTGGGGTTCGACTCAGCGGAAAAGCCGAGGCTTTACGCGTTCGAGTGGACCGAGGACTCGATCTCTTGGTACGTCGAGGACAAGTTGATGTTTCGGTTGGAGGGGGCGGAAGAGATGCCGAGTCTTCCGATGAAGATCTTCATTGATCTATGGGCAGGGGGGCCCAAACATGCGACGTGGTCGGGTATGGCGCCGGAAGATGCGCGCGCTAAATTGCTGGTGCAATGCATGTCCTATTCGCTGCCGAGCGGGGACACTCCGACCTGTAGCGACCTGATGACCGGCGGCTGA
- a CDS encoding sulfotransferase domain-containing protein, whose amino-acid sequence MKQEMLAAIASLHLPHFVVVRAMKCGTSTRYGLLANHQDIDMSRDKEPDFFLRKKNFGKRLEWYSDQLSGEVSLCGQASRNYTQCHIFRSVPERMAQFTPDVRLIDIVRDPVLRAESHIRHNVITGNLEVGIDEFVEQHVNRNALDTSRFALQREAYLEHFPAEAILVVDLDELTQVPQRVMPRIHDHIGVADREISVAGVQNDSGQLARVPAPILRLAKTPQGRAVAMRIGRGFRDRLRIALARGNSRKPPPLPEASRAAARRSDPGCRKVLRTYRPDVSNLAAKKGVGPPQRTLNVQAAFPVFRPQISRSDVFRNLEVTS is encoded by the coding sequence ATGAAGCAAGAGATGTTGGCGGCCATTGCCTCGCTGCACTTGCCGCATTTTGTTGTGGTGAGGGCGATGAAATGTGGCACGAGCACGCGCTACGGCCTGCTCGCCAATCATCAAGATATCGATATGTCGCGCGACAAAGAGCCGGATTTCTTTTTGAGAAAGAAGAACTTCGGCAAGCGTCTGGAGTGGTATTCCGATCAGCTTTCCGGGGAAGTTTCGTTGTGTGGGCAGGCAAGCCGCAACTACACGCAGTGCCATATCTTTCGGAGTGTGCCCGAGCGTATGGCGCAGTTCACCCCGGACGTGCGCTTGATCGACATCGTGCGGGACCCGGTCTTGCGGGCGGAGTCGCACATCCGGCACAATGTCATTACGGGCAATCTAGAGGTCGGCATTGACGAGTTTGTCGAGCAACACGTTAACCGGAATGCGCTGGACACCAGTCGCTTTGCGCTTCAGCGCGAGGCATATCTCGAACATTTCCCGGCTGAAGCGATCCTCGTGGTCGATCTTGACGAGTTGACCCAAGTTCCGCAGCGCGTGATGCCGCGCATCCATGATCATATCGGTGTGGCGGATCGAGAGATTTCGGTCGCAGGTGTGCAGAATGACAGCGGCCAACTCGCGCGGGTGCCCGCGCCCATTCTCAGGCTTGCTAAGACCCCGCAGGGCCGGGCGGTCGCAATGCGGATCGGGCGCGGCTTTCGAGATCGGTTGCGAATAGCACTGGCCAGAGGCAATTCACGCAAGCCGCCGCCGTTGCCCGAGGCTTCGCGCGCTGCTGCGCGCCGATCTGACCCGGGATGCCGCAAGGTTCTGCGAACTTACCGGCCAGACGTTTCCAATTTAGCCGCTAAGAAAGGCGTCGGCCCGCCACAGCGCACGCTGAACGTCCAAGCCGCGTTTCCAGTCTTTCGCCCTCAAATTTCCCGCAGTGATGTGTTCAGAAACCTCGAGGTGACCTCATGA
- a CDS encoding LamG-like jellyroll fold domain-containing protein gives MDDMTSHVDATLAFANPTEATHVASTSGKWNDPSTWENGKIPGVDAKVYIPEGVDVEYDSTSNARIEWVRVDGALDFATDQDTNLLVETLVTGTASRLTVGTAEKPVEAGVTANIVIADGPIDTSIDPAYLSHGLIAQGSVRMQGAEKSPYGTLEGNATAGSTSLVLDGGTEGWQVGDTIVVMGTQVGQFEDESRKIVAIEQTATGVKLTLDSALQYDHTTPPGYDELDIYVGNETRNIVISSENPEGVRGHVMMMHTPDASIQFAEFSELGRTDKSLPLDVGENVSARYPLHLHETGTEAGSDMAVLYGNSVHGSPGWGIVQHSSNAAVDYNFVHDIVGAGIVSEDGDETGQWIGNFVTGIPGDGTDFSIARDELSADFGHSGVAYENQARQIVQQDNIAANANTGWMFRAAETSVDNPDRDALQFDPMPLKDELNNEEPAIVGFWDNVAVAVDTVLDTGHRQDVATTTDLRSDIVGLVAWEVERVFDVFNYTGEYVIRDGLFIADDDGANRAIRLFNKHEGTSIIDSHFEGFNIAISDRGINNEGVYIGNTFKDVNTLVESPYYGDERLQWQSGASMQTLDRPILVLDNSADLTMGPRDHDLLISGTITDNAGTMRLGSNKWVEVPTSDKDGIELLDDHLGRPTPEELVEIHGAMQDGNGGWVMPIAIWITDRVTGEHFSYRIDINLVGFSDAYLEQFEITEFELPSGEINIFSDYGFSGQTGSGSTDTGTGTDTGTGTDTGTGTDTGTGTDTGTGTDTGTGTDTGTGTDTGTGTDTGTGTDTGTGTDTGTGTDTGTGTDTGTGTDTDTGTGTDTETGGNQSGTNKGKAIAGGSALELTDSGATISDVVLNGDFTIEAWAQLAAGKNISAADAIISGAGFELTFRNGKLNVEVDEQSIAVASVDAVDGVWTHYAVVREDGVVTIFADGEAVGSSSSQWTGSVTLDTLADGQSYSRGFVGALDEVRVWEEARSQSEIADGRFNEVATDAADQPLQSFTFEDSFDFGSGTSYIESTVPEPVDNGDTGSLAPVAMLEVGGATFEQSSGDAWYKTSFQETMDNPVVILGPLSSNESEAAFGRVGQVTDSGFTMQIEEWDYLDGGHVAESVSWMALPSGTHSLSDGRQLVAMAVETDALGKASVDLSGLNGEFAVLTQIGSHANAEAMVVRSDVASDGTLDLFLQRQEGDWGSFASETVYVVAIEVGTSDQGISAGVTSGIKHKAGTVDFDQSLSDVALIASISSSNGSDPVALRLEQLAADSASVYVQEDQARDSEIRHVAEDVSWFAASQGLYDLV, from the coding sequence ATGGACGATATGACTTCGCACGTAGATGCGACGCTGGCTTTTGCGAATCCAACCGAAGCAACTCACGTAGCGTCAACATCGGGAAAATGGAACGATCCGTCAACCTGGGAAAACGGAAAAATTCCGGGCGTTGACGCAAAAGTGTATATACCCGAAGGTGTTGACGTCGAATACGACTCCACTTCCAACGCAAGAATTGAATGGGTGCGTGTGGATGGCGCCCTCGACTTCGCGACCGATCAGGACACCAACCTGCTTGTCGAAACCCTTGTCACCGGAACCGCGTCGCGGTTGACCGTCGGCACCGCCGAGAAACCGGTCGAAGCCGGTGTGACTGCGAACATTGTCATCGCCGATGGCCCAATCGACACGAGCATCGACCCCGCCTATCTCAGCCACGGTCTGATTGCGCAGGGCAGCGTCCGGATGCAGGGCGCAGAGAAATCGCCCTATGGAACGCTGGAAGGCAACGCGACCGCTGGCAGCACATCGCTGGTCCTTGATGGCGGCACCGAAGGCTGGCAGGTCGGCGACACGATCGTCGTCATGGGTACCCAGGTTGGCCAATTCGAGGACGAGAGCCGCAAGATCGTTGCGATCGAACAGACCGCGACCGGGGTCAAGCTGACCCTCGACAGCGCCCTTCAGTACGACCACACCACCCCCCCCGGTTACGACGAGCTGGACATCTACGTCGGCAACGAAACCCGCAACATCGTCATTTCCTCGGAGAACCCCGAAGGGGTCCGCGGCCACGTGATGATGATGCACACCCCCGATGCCTCCATTCAGTTTGCGGAGTTCTCGGAGCTGGGCCGGACCGACAAGTCCCTGCCGCTTGATGTGGGTGAGAACGTGTCGGCCCGCTACCCTCTGCACCTGCATGAGACCGGCACCGAAGCTGGCAGCGACATGGCTGTCCTCTACGGTAACTCGGTGCATGGCTCGCCGGGGTGGGGCATCGTGCAGCACTCGAGCAATGCTGCGGTGGATTACAACTTCGTCCATGACATCGTCGGTGCGGGCATCGTCTCGGAGGACGGCGACGAAACCGGCCAATGGATTGGGAATTTCGTCACTGGCATTCCCGGCGATGGCACGGACTTCTCGATCGCCCGCGATGAGCTTTCGGCCGACTTCGGCCACAGCGGCGTCGCCTATGAAAATCAGGCCCGGCAAATCGTCCAGCAAGACAACATCGCCGCAAACGCCAACACCGGATGGATGTTCCGAGCGGCCGAGACCAGCGTCGACAATCCCGATCGCGATGCGCTGCAGTTCGACCCGATGCCGCTTAAGGACGAGTTGAACAACGAAGAGCCGGCGATTGTCGGGTTTTGGGACAATGTTGCGGTTGCCGTGGATACGGTCCTCGACACGGGACACCGTCAGGATGTGGCGACGACCACGGACCTTCGAAGCGACATCGTCGGCCTCGTGGCGTGGGAAGTCGAGCGCGTGTTCGATGTCTTCAACTACACCGGCGAATACGTCATTCGCGATGGCCTCTTCATTGCCGATGACGATGGTGCGAACCGAGCAATCCGACTGTTCAACAAGCACGAAGGCACGTCGATTATCGACAGCCATTTCGAAGGCTTCAACATCGCGATCTCGGATCGGGGCATCAACAATGAAGGCGTCTACATCGGGAATACTTTTAAAGATGTGAACACGCTCGTTGAATCGCCTTACTACGGCGATGAGCGGCTACAATGGCAGTCCGGCGCAAGCATGCAGACCCTCGACCGGCCAATCCTTGTGCTCGATAACAGTGCCGACCTTACCATGGGCCCCCGCGACCACGATCTTCTTATCTCGGGGACAATCACCGACAACGCCGGGACCATGCGACTTGGGTCGAATAAGTGGGTAGAAGTTCCAACCTCCGACAAGGATGGCATCGAGCTTCTTGACGATCATCTTGGCCGGCCGACTCCCGAGGAGCTGGTCGAGATTCACGGAGCCATGCAGGACGGCAACGGCGGTTGGGTCATGCCCATCGCCATCTGGATCACCGACCGGGTGACGGGTGAGCATTTCTCCTACCGCATCGACATCAATCTGGTGGGCTTCTCTGACGCGTATCTTGAACAGTTCGAGATCACCGAGTTCGAATTGCCTTCCGGCGAGATCAATATTTTCAGCGACTACGGCTTCTCCGGCCAAACCGGCAGCGGCTCGACTGACACTGGGACTGGTACCGACACTGGGACCGGCACCGACACTGGGACTGGCACCGACACTGGGACTGGCACCGATACCGGGACTGGCACCGACACTGGGACTGGCACCGACACTGGGACTGGCACCGACACTGGGACCGGTACCGACACTGGGACCGGCACCGACACTGGGACTGGCACCGACACTGGGACTGGCACCGATACCGGGACTGGCACCGACACTGGGACTGGCACCGACACCGACACAGGAACGGGCACCGACACAGAAACTGGTGGCAACCAATCTGGGACCAACAAAGGCAAAGCGATTGCCGGTGGCAGCGCGCTGGAACTGACCGACAGCGGGGCGACGATCTCGGATGTTGTCCTGAACGGCGACTTCACCATCGAAGCTTGGGCACAACTGGCCGCGGGCAAGAACATTTCGGCGGCGGATGCGATCATCAGCGGTGCGGGCTTTGAGCTGACGTTCCGCAATGGTAAGCTCAACGTCGAGGTCGACGAGCAAAGCATCGCAGTCGCTTCGGTCGATGCGGTGGATGGCGTCTGGACCCACTATGCGGTGGTTCGCGAGGATGGTGTTGTCACGATCTTCGCCGACGGCGAAGCGGTTGGCTCGTCGTCCTCCCAGTGGACCGGCTCGGTAACCCTCGACACGCTCGCGGATGGGCAAAGCTATTCGCGCGGTTTTGTTGGGGCCCTCGATGAAGTCCGGGTTTGGGAAGAGGCCCGCAGCCAGTCCGAGATCGCCGATGGCCGCTTCAACGAAGTGGCAACCGACGCCGCAGATCAGCCTCTCCAAAGCTTCACCTTCGAGGACAGCTTCGATTTTGGATCTGGCACAAGCTACATCGAGTCGACCGTTCCCGAGCCCGTGGACAACGGCGACACCGGCAGCCTCGCACCGGTGGCAATGCTGGAAGTTGGCGGCGCGACCTTCGAGCAAAGCTCGGGTGATGCCTGGTATAAAACCAGCTTCCAAGAGACCATGGACAATCCTGTGGTGATCCTTGGGCCGCTTAGCTCGAACGAGTCAGAGGCAGCCTTTGGCCGCGTCGGTCAGGTGACGGACTCGGGCTTTACCATGCAGATCGAAGAGTGGGACTATCTCGACGGCGGCCATGTTGCCGAAAGCGTCAGCTGGATGGCACTGCCGAGCGGCACCCACAGCCTGTCAGACGGTCGGCAATTGGTCGCCATGGCGGTGGAAACCGACGCGCTTGGCAAAGCTTCCGTCGATCTGTCGGGACTGAACGGCGAATTCGCTGTTCTCACCCAGATCGGCAGCCATGCCAATGCCGAGGCGATGGTTGTGCGCAGCGATGTGGCGAGTGACGGCACGCTCGATCTGTTCCTGCAGCGGCAGGAAGGAGACTGGGGCAGCTTCGCGTCCGAGACGGTCTATGTCGTGGCGATCGAAGTCGGAACGTCTGACCAGGGCATCTCGGCGGGCGTGACCTCCGGGATCAAGCACAAAGCGGGCACTGTCGATTTCGATCAGAGCCTGTCTGATGTAGCTCTGATCGCGTCGATCTCTTCGAGCAATGGCAGCGATCCGGTTGCGCTGCGTCTAGAACAACTCGCCGCCGACAGCGCGAGTGTATATGTTCAAGAAGATCAGGCGCGAGATAGCGAGATCCGACACGTAGCCGAAGACGTGAGCTGGTTTGCAGCATCGCAGGGTCTCTATGACCTCGTCTGA
- a CDS encoding glycosyltransferase — protein MKDGKTTPRRATLIVARRLDAMGEGSNSYLKPYLMLCRDAGLSTRLLFAPRRSFGNLAWARLHPDLAVLADRVDWGQTIRVGGLWVSLSPEVWVRLFRRIGAEALRRLRGQTERPYPSALGVELSEREAKDVARRASAEPIDVVTVEYSTLGPLLDRIDAEKRIVFLHDLFSLRAKSFRDAGLEPDHAEMTLEEEAARCSGADVLIHASCTELEQFQPMLPQAAHVWMRPEVISARADGDPAAAPHGVFLGSQHAGNVAALDYLRQRVWPEVRARVPGAELWIAGSICARVDSAAAKAEGLRLMGRVDDLGVLGGPQAIGLAPMLLGSGIPIKVADYLALGMPVVVTPNVLNPFGAALDGMVLEAKTEADYPYVICRILRDEGLRREMSILTAELPGRFSNDAVLLEIKA, from the coding sequence GTGAAGGACGGCAAAACGACGCCGCGCCGTGCGACCCTGATCGTGGCCCGTCGGCTGGATGCGATGGGAGAGGGCAGCAACAGCTATCTCAAACCGTATCTCATGCTGTGTCGCGACGCGGGCCTGTCCACGCGTTTGCTGTTTGCGCCGCGCAGGTCATTTGGCAACCTTGCTTGGGCGCGTCTTCACCCGGATTTGGCAGTCTTGGCGGACAGGGTGGACTGGGGGCAGACGATCCGGGTTGGTGGGCTTTGGGTCTCCTTGTCGCCCGAAGTGTGGGTCCGCCTCTTTCGGCGGATCGGTGCCGAAGCTCTGAGGAGGCTCCGTGGGCAAACCGAACGCCCCTATCCAAGCGCATTGGGCGTGGAGCTGTCGGAGCGGGAAGCCAAGGATGTGGCGCGCCGGGCATCTGCCGAACCGATTGACGTGGTGACGGTCGAATACAGCACTCTGGGCCCGCTCTTGGACCGAATCGATGCAGAAAAACGGATCGTGTTTCTTCATGATCTGTTTTCGCTGCGAGCGAAGTCCTTCCGTGACGCTGGCTTGGAGCCTGATCATGCGGAGATGACGCTGGAAGAAGAAGCCGCGCGCTGCTCTGGTGCCGACGTGCTGATCCACGCAAGCTGTACCGAGTTGGAGCAGTTCCAACCGATGCTGCCGCAGGCGGCGCATGTCTGGATGCGGCCAGAAGTTATTTCCGCCCGCGCAGACGGCGACCCAGCCGCGGCGCCGCATGGGGTTTTTCTCGGCTCTCAGCACGCCGGTAATGTCGCCGCTTTGGACTACCTGCGCCAAAGAGTCTGGCCGGAAGTTCGGGCTCGGGTACCCGGCGCAGAGCTTTGGATTGCGGGCAGTATTTGCGCCCGGGTTGACTCGGCCGCCGCCAAAGCCGAAGGGCTGCGCCTCATGGGAAGGGTGGATGATTTGGGGGTGCTTGGTGGCCCGCAAGCGATCGGGCTGGCTCCGATGCTTCTGGGCAGTGGCATACCCATCAAGGTCGCCGATTATCTGGCGCTCGGCATGCCGGTTGTCGTCACACCAAATGTACTCAATCCATTTGGGGCCGCGTTGGATGGGATGGTTCTGGAAGCCAAGACAGAGGCAGACTATCCCTACGTAATCTGCAGGATTCTTCGCGACGAAGGCCTTCGGCGCGAAATGTCAATCCTGACGGCAGAGCTTCCGGGGCGATTCAGCAATGATGCAGTGCTTTTGGAGATTAAAGCCTAG